The Fibrobacter succinogenes genome has a segment encoding these proteins:
- a CDS encoding nucleotidyltransferase domain-containing protein has protein sequence MTLCLESDQLETVQRILGLHFEGFEVWAYGTRVTGVDLTPETDLELVVISDSPIALDDMTSVEKAFVESGLPFRVDVIDWSKLPESLQKQIKKEHFVIQEAADSFQ, from the coding sequence ATGACTCTTTGTTTAGAATCGGATCAGTTAGAAACCGTACAGAGAATACTTGGGCTCCACTTTGAGGGCTTTGAAGTCTGGGCGTACGGTACGCGTGTGACGGGTGTGGATTTGACCCCGGAAACGGATTTGGAATTGGTTGTCATTTCGGACTCCCCCATTGCCCTTGATGACATGACTTCGGTGGAAAAGGCATTTGTCGAAAGCGGACTCCCGTTCCGTGTTGATGTTATCGACTGGTCCAAGCTCCCCGAATCTCTTCAAAAGCAAATCAAGAAAGAACATTTTGTAATACAGGAGGCCGCCGATAGCTTCCAGTAA